The nucleotide window GCGGTGTCCGCCTGCAACGCGACGACCACCGACTGCGCGGACCCGACGCGGTGGCAGCGCATCTACACCAGCGCGGGGGACGCGTTCCCCGGCGGGGCGTACCGGGCGTACAGCCGCGACATCAACCTCCGGACGTTCGCGGTACCCACCACCCTCGCCACCCACCTGCGACTCGAGGTGCTGGCGAGCCAGTGCACCGGCGGCCCGAACTACGCGGGTGAGCAGGACGACGACCCGGCCACGACGACGGACTGCGCGACCGCCAGTCCGGCCCGGAGCCAGGTCAGGATCGCCGAGTTCCAGGCGTTCGCGAAGTGACACCGTGGGGCCGGCGGTTGTCCGCCGGCCCCACGGCCCCGATCAGCGGTGCGCCCGCCGCCAGGGGTCGGCGACGGCCGGGCGCTCCCAGCGCCGGTCCACCGGGGGCTCGTCGGTCTCGTCGGCGTCCCCGGCCCCGGCCCGGGTCAGGTGGCGCAGTCGCAGCAGCAACCCCATCCCGAGGAAGAGCAGCAGCCCGCCGAGCAGGAACGCGAGCTGCACCACGCCGAACGCGCCGGACTGCGAGACCGGGCGGTTGGCAGCCGGTGGCGCGGCGTCGGCCGGGTACTCCGCCACCGGCTCCTCGGTCGCCGTACTCTCGCCCTCGGTCGGCGTACTCGCGGATTCGGTGGGCTCCGGCGGGGTCGCCGTCGGCTTCGGTGTGGCGGTCGGCTCGCCGCCCACCCCCACCACCGAGCGGGTGGCGGTCTGCCGGGCCAGCAGGCGCAGGTTGGCGTCGTACGCCTCGGCGGCGAGAGTGACCCGCCCCTGGGTGACGTCCTCGTCGAAGGCCACCCGGTAGCGGGCCGTGACAGTGCGGCCCGGGCAGAGCGTGCCCGGGTCGAGCTGCCGGTCGGTCAGCCGGGCCACGTCACCCTCGGTACGAATCTCCAGCGGGAAGTCGCCGGCCTCTTCCACCCGGTCCATCTTGACCTGGTCGAGCCGGAGGCCCCCCTGCACGCTGAGCACCATGGACCAGCGCACCTTCGCGCACCTGGCGCGCCGGTCCGTCTGGGAGACCACAGCGGAGATCGTCCGCACCTGCTCGCCAGCGGTGAACCGCCCCGGCAGCCCGCTCATCTCGGTGGTGAAGGCCGCCTGTGCCGGGGCGGCCACCGCCAGCTCCACCCCGCTCAGACAGGCCAGCACCACCCCTGCCCTCAGCGCATACCGCCACACCGTCACCACCGCCGCCCTCCGTTCGGTCGCCTCCACCCCGCAACGCTAGAAGCGGGACACCCGCCCGACCAGACGGGTGTGTTCGCACCGGACGGCAAGGACGGGGCGGGTTTTCACCGACCGTGGTGAACCGGTCACCACTCCCCCGCGACACGCCGGGAGTCGGGCCGCTGGGAGAATCACGCCGTGTCCGAGCTCTCCAGCACGTTCGTCCGGCTGCACGCCCGGCTGGCCCCGGTTCCCTTCGTTCCCGAGGTGCTGTTGCACCAGGCGGACGAGCCGATCGGACTGTGGGAGCTGACCGAGGGCGAGTTCTCCAGCGACCGGCCGCCGCCGTTCTGGGCGTTCGCCTGGGCCGGCGGGCAGGCCCTCGCCCGCTACGTGACCGACCACCCGGAGCTGGTCGCCGGCCGCCGGGTGCTCGACCTGGCCTCCGGCTCCGGCCTGGTGGCCATCGCCGCCGCCCGCGCCGGCGCGGCGTCGGTGCGGGCCGTCGAGGTGGACGAGCTGGCGGTCGCGGCGGTCGCCCTCAACGCCGAGGCCAACGGGGTACGCGTCGACGCCGAGTTCGGCGACATCCTCGACGGCGACGCCGGGGACGCCGAGGTGGTGCTCGCCGGGGACGTCTTCTACAGCGATGCGATGGCCCGCCGGGTCCTGCGGTTCCTGCTGCGCGCCGCCCGGGCCGGCGCTCCGGCGCTGGTCGGTGACCCCGGCCGGGCGTTCCTGCCCCGGGACCGCTTCGACGAGGTGGCCGCGTACGACGTGCCGGTGCCGGAGGCGCTGGAGAGTGTGCGGGTGAAGCGCACCACCGTCTGGCGGCTGCGGGCCGGGCTGCCGGGGGCCTCCGGCTAGCGTGTCCGGGTGCTGTTCCGCAGCTGGGCGCAGGTTGCCGACCCCGCATGGCCGGACGTGGCCCGGGTGCCGGACCACGTCGGCGGCACCCACCTGGTCGTGACCCGGCACGCGCTGGTCCGTCAGGTCCTCGCCGACCCGGTCACCTACCGGCCGGACAACGCGCTGGACGCTGTGACACCGATGCCGGTGACCGCGCTGCGGGTGCTCGCCGGGCACCGGTTCCGGCTGCCACCGACCCTGGCGAACAACTCGGGTGTCAGCCATCCGCAGATCCGGGCGATCGTCGCGGAGGCGTTGCATCCCGCCCGGGTCGCCGCGCAGCGGCAATGGCTCACCGAGCTGGTCCGGGACCGGGTCGCCCGGATCGGTGCCACGCTCGACACCGGTGCGCCGGTCGACCTGTACGCGGACCTCGCCGCCGACCTGCCCCTGCTGGTGTTGGCCCGGCTGGTGGAGTTGCCGGACGCGCCGGTCGGCGCCGTCAAGGACTTCGCCCGCGCCGCGCTGGAGTTGTTCTGGGCACCACTGGACGCCGACCGGCAGGTGGCGCTCGCCGCCGAGGTGGGCCGGTTCCACCGCGTACTGCGTGACTTCGCGGCCGTCGGTGGCGGGTTGGCCGCCGAACTGCGCGCGGCCGGGCACCCGCCGGACGTGGTGGTCGGCGCGCTCTTCTTCCTGTTGGTCGCCGGGCAGGAGACCACCTCGCAGTTCCTCACCCTGCTGCTGCACCGGCTGGCCGGCGAGCACGCGGTACGGGCCGGCCTGCGCACCGGCGAGATCGCGGTGGCCGACGTGGTGGAGGAGGGACTGCGGCTGGAACCACCGATCGTCACCTGGCGGCGGGTGGCGACGACGGAGAGCACGCTCGGTGGCACGGCGGTGCCGGCGGGCAGCAGCCTCGTGCTGTGGCTGGGCCGCGCCGGTCGGGACCCGGCGGTCGTGGAGTCGCCGGACGAGTTCCGTCCGGGCCAGCCTGGATCACGCCGACACCTGGCGTTCGGGGCGGGCGCACACCGCTGCGTCGGGGACGTGCTGGCCCGCATGGAGGCGGCCGTGGTGGTGGCCGAGACCGCGCCGCTGCTGGACGGGGTGACGGTGCTCCGCCCGCCCTGGTGCCCGAACAATCTCACCTTCCGGATGCCGGACGCGTTCGTGGTCCGCCGCTGCACCGGGACACCGGGCTGACCGGATCCTGACATCAGCTCGGTATGTTTCCGGGCGTGTCAGCCATCCCCACCCGTCGGATCCCTGCCGTCGTAACGCTTCTGGCCCTGCTGGCGTTGACTGCCTGCACAGTCGGTCCCAGTCACCCGGCACACGCTCGGCAGGTCACCGTGGCCCAGCCGACTCCGTCCGCCTCGGCGCCGACCCCCTCGGCCTCGCCGTCAGCGACCGCGAAACCGGCATTCAAGAGCCTGGCCTGGTACGTGTCCCAGGTGCCGACGTTTCCCGAGGCACCGCAGCCGCAACCGGTGGCGCTGCCCACCACCGGTTCGGCGGCGTTCTGGCATCGCCTGCCGACCGACCAGAAGGTCGCCTTCATCACCATCGACGACGGTGGTCTGGCCCGCCCGCCGGGAGTGATCGACTTCATCTGGGAGGCGCGCATCCCGGTGACGATGTTCCTCAACTCGCCGGCGGCGGCGGAGCACACCGACTACTTCCGGCAGATCGAGGCGGTGGGCGGGGTCGTGGAGAACCACACCATCTCGCACAACTCGCTGGCCGGCAGGTCGTACGACTACCAGAAGCAGGAGATCTGCGGCGCCGCCGACAGGCTGGAGGGGCTGTTCGGCAAGCGGCCCACCCTGTTCCGGCCACCGTTCGGCGAGCATGACAGCACCACGCTGAAGGCCGCGCACGACTGCGGCGCGAAGGCGGTGTTCCACTGGACGGAGACGGTCCACGAGGGGAAGGTGCGCTACCAGACCCCGGAGAAGGTGGTCCAGCCCGGCGACGTGCTGCTCATGCACTTCCGACCGGCGCTGATGGACGACCTTCTCGCGGCGTTGAAGGCGATCCACCGGGCTGGGCTCACCCCGGCACTGCTGGAGCAGTACGTGCAGTGATCATCCCGCCACCGACCTGACGAAAGTCAGGGGTGGGTGGTGCCGTTCGGGCGGGGCGGGGCGGCAGGTCGCTCGCCTAGCGTCAGCGCATGATCACATTACGTGGGCTGACGAAACGGTTCGGCTCGACCGTCGCCGTCGACGCCCTGACCGTCGACATCGCCCCCGGCCGGGTCACCGGCTTCCTCGGCCCCAACGGCGCCGGCAAGTCCACCACCATGCGGATGATCCTCGGACTGGACCGTCCCACCGCCGGGCAGGCACTGGTCGGCGGGCGCGCGTACCGGGAGTTACGCCGGCCGCTGCGCGAGGTGGGCGCGCTGCTCGACGCCCGGGCCATCCACCCGGCCCGGTCCGGCCGGGCGCACCTGCGGGCCATGGCGCACAGCAACGGCATCCCGACCCGCCGGGTCGACGAGGTCCTGAACACCGTCGGGCTGGACGGGCGGGCCGCCGGTAAGCCGGGGCGGACGCTCTCCCTCGGCATGGGCCAACGGCTCGGCATCGCCGGCGCGCTGCTCGGCGACCCGCCGGTGCTGATGTTCGACGAGCCGGTGAACGGCCTCGACCCGGACGGGGTGCGCTGGGTGCGGCAGCTGACGCGCTCGTTGGCCGACGAGGGACGGACTGTCTTCGTCTCCAGCCACCTGATGAGCGAGATGCAGCTCACCGCCGACCAACTCGTGGTGATCGGTCGGGGACGACTACTCGCCGACGCGCCGATCGGCGAGGTGATCGCCCGCAGCACGGTCGCGGTCCGGGTCCGCAGCCCGCACCCGGACGGGCTGGCCGCGCTCGCCGCGCGCCTCACCGCCGCCGGGGCGACGGTGGACGCGGCCGACCGGAACGAGCTGACCGTCACCGGCGTCACCGCGGACCAGGTCGGGGACCTGGCCCACGAGCTGGGGGTACGTCTGCACGAGCTGAGCGCACACGCCGCGTCGCTGGAGCAGGCATTCATGGAGCTGACCGCCGACAGCGTCGAGTACGCAGGCGGCCCGACGGAGGGTGGGCAACGATGAGCACGCAGACCGACGCGGGCACCCGACCCGCCAACACGCCGGCCACCGGTGCGTCGGCCACCTTCCGGGGGGCGGTGGCCGCCGAGTGGACCAAGCTCTCCTCGGTGCGGAGCACCTGGTGGACCGCACTGGCCGGGCTGCTGGTGATGTTCGCGAGCGCCGGCCAACTGGCCATCTACGTCGCCAACGACAACACCAACGACGACCCGACCGACGACCGGGGGATCGTCACCGTCGGCAGCGTGCTGATCGACTCGGTCGAGCTGACCCAGTACGTGGTGCTGGCGCTGGGCCTGCTCGCGATCACCGCCGAGTTCACCAGTGGCACCATCCGGACCACGTTGCAGTGCACCCCGTCGCGCGGTCGGGTGCTGCTGGCCAAGGCCGCTGTCGCCGGTGCGGTCACCTTCGTCCTCGGGCTGCTGCTCGGCGGGGTCGGCGCCCTGGTCGCCCGGCCGGTGCTCGGCGAGTGGGGCAGCGCCCCCGCCGCCGGCACGATCGGCGACATCGTGGCGGTGGCGGCGTACCTGGCGCTGATCGGCGTGCTCGCCCTGGGCCTCGGCGCCGCGCTACGCAGCGCGGTGCTCACGCTCACCGTCCTCCTCGCCACCCTGATGATCGTGCCGCTGTCGCTCCAGGAGCCGGACATCGACGTGCTGAACCGAATCGCCGACGTGTTCCCCGGCGTGGCCGGCGGGCACTTCCTGGCCGGCGACACCGAGCCGTACCCGCCTCTGGTCGGGCTGCTCCTGCTCGCCGGGTGGGCCGGCGCCGCGCTGCTGCTGGGCCGGGCCGCGCTGCGCCGCCGCGACGCCTAGGACGTGCGAGCTGGGCGGGGGCTTCCCGGCCCCCGCTCAGCCGTCGACCAACCCCGCCTCGTACGCGAGGATCGCCGCCTGCACCCGGTTGCGCACATCAAGCCGGGTGAAGATGCTCGTCAGGTAGCTCTTCACGGTGCCCTCCACGAGGTGCAGGCGACGGGCGATCTCGGCGTTGGAGAGTCCCGCCCCGACCAGGGCCAGCACCTCCCGTTCCCGCTCGGTCAACCCGGCCGCACGGTCCCGGGCTGCCGGCCGGCGGGCCATCCGGTCCGCCCCCAGCTCGATCACCCGGCGGGCCACCCTCGGCGACAGGTACGCCCCGCCCTCGGCGACCGCGTGCACACCGGCGATCAGCTCACGCGGGTCGCCGGCCTTGAGCAGGAAACCGCTCGCGCCGTGCCCGAGCGCCCGGGCCACGTGATCGTCCTCGCCGAACGTGGTCAACATGATCGTCGCGGTGTCCGGCACGACCCGCCGGATCTCGGCGGCGGCGGCCAACCCGTCCAGCCGCGGCATCCGGATGTCCAGCAGCGCGACCCGGGGTCGGTGGGCACGGACCAACTCCACCGCCGCGTGCCCGTCGCCGGCCTCGGCGACCACCTCGATGCCGGGATCGCTGGCGAGGATGGCCCGGACTCCGGCCCGGATCATCGCCTCGTCGTCGGCCAGCACCACACGGATCGGTGGTGTCCCCGTCGTATCGGTGTCCACTAGGCGATCCACTCCTTGCTGACCAGCCGGCCATCGGTGAAACAGAGCCGCCAGGTCGGCGCGGCGAGGGGAAAGTTACCGTCGGTGTAGTACTCGCAGCCGGCCCGCTCGACCGCCGCGGAGCGTTCCAACTGCCGCCGGGGCAGCCCGACCAGCTCCGACCGGGCCGCGCCGACGCGCATCTGGTCGAAGGTGGCCCGGTCCAGCACCGTCCCGGCGGTTGCCACCGGGTAGTAGACGAACGAGAGCACCAGGCCGAAACCGACCGGGGCGACGAGCGCCACCAGCAGGCTGCGCCGAACCCGCCGGCGGGCGTCGTGCAGCCGCCGCTCGGCATCCACCGGCCGCTCCACCGCGCCGGGCCGCTCGTCGGACCATGACGTCAGCCCGCCCTCGGCCACCGACCCGATCGCCTCCGGCGGTGCCGCGGTGGCCGGCAACACCGCCCGCACCGTGAACCCACCGTCGGCCCGGTGGCCGGCGTCGAGCGTCCCGCCGGCAAGGCGGACCCGCTCGGCGAGGGCGAGCAGCCCGCTGCCCTGCGACGGCGGGGCGGGCAGCGGTCCGGCCGACGGAGCGTCGTTGACGACAGCCACCTCGACCCGGTCACCGTCGCGGCTCAGGCGCACGTCGACCGGGGCGCCCGGCGCGTACCGGGCCGCGTTGGTCAGCGCCTCCCGAACGATCCGGTGCGCCGCGTGACCGGTCATCGCCGGTAGCTCCGCGACCGCCGGGGCGGCGTCCAGCCGTACCGCCATGCCGGCCTCCCGGGCGCCCTCGACCAGGTCGGCCACGGTCTCCCCGCTCGGACGCAGCGACCCGCCCGCCTCCTCGCGGAGCACCCCGATGATCTCGTGCAGTCGCTCGGTGGCGGCGGAGACGCTGGCCCGCAACTCCCCCGCCGCGGCCCGGTGCCGGTCGTCCAGGTCGGCGGCGACCTCCAGGGCGGCGGCGCGCAACGCGATCAGGCTGAGGTCGTGACCGAGCGAGTCGTGCATCTCCCCGGCGATCCGGGCCCGCTCCCGCAGCCGGATCCGTTCGGCGGCACCCCGCTGCTCGCGGGTCAGCGCGTCGACGTGCCGACGACCCGCGTCGGTCAACTCCTGCTGTTGGCGGCGATACCGACCGACCAACCAGGGGAACACCGCGGCGAAGAGCAGCACCGAGGCGAGCAGGAACCAGGTGGCCGCGCCGGCGCCGAGCAGCCCCAGGTTGAGCGCCGTGCCACCGGCCGTGATCAGCACGAAGACCATGATCGCCGGACCCACTGTGGCGCTACGCCGCCCGGCGAGATAGCTGAAGACCGGAATGGCGAACACGAAGTTGCCATCGACCAACGACCCGAGCACCGCCAGCACCAGGGCGACCAACGGCTGACGTCGACTCGCCACCACCGCCGCACCGAGCACAAACAGCTTGCCGACCAACAGCGGCAACGTGTACCGCGAATGGGGCGGGCTGGCCTCGGCGTAACCGACCGGGGCGGCCACCACCGCCCAGAGCAGCACGTCCAGCAGCAGGCGACGCCGCCGGTGCAGCCAACCCGGCGGCGGGGAGTCGAGGATCCGCACGGCGGTCAGGCTACCCACGCCCGACCTGCGCGGACACCGACGAAAGTCAGGTGTTCAGCCGCTCTCCTCGGCCCAGACCCGCCAGTCGTCGAGCACGCCGTGCAGGGCCGGGGTGAGCCAACCCGGCGCGGAACGCCGGAACACGCCCGGGTCCATCGCGCCCGCGCCGTCGGGCAGCGCGCCGAGCAGGTTCGGCACCAGGTCGGTGAGGTTCGTCCAGTGCACCAGCTCCGGCCGGGCCGGCCAGGCACCGATCACCACACCGGCCGGCACCGCCCTACGGTCCAACGCCTCCAGGGTCAACGCGGTGTGGTTGAGCGTGCCCAACCCGGCTCGGGTGACCACCACCGCGGGCGCTCCCAGCGACACCGCCAGGTCCGCCATCGTCCACGGCTCACCCGACGGCCGCAGCCCCATCGGAACCAGCAACCCACCCGCGCCCTCGATCAACACGAGGTCGTGCTTGTCGGCCTCCGCACGCACGGCGTCCACCGCCGCGTACAACTCCAACGGCGGCAGATCGGCGACCCGCGCGGCAGCCAACGGGGCGAGCGGATCCGGATAGCTGGCCAGGGTCCGACCGGTCAGCGGCGCGGCCAGCCGGTTCACCGCGTCCACGTCGCCCGGCTCACCGCCGGCCGTACCGGTCTGACCCGGCTTGACCACCGCCACCCGCAGCCCGGCAGCCTGCGCGGCGGCCGCGATCGCCGCGGTCACCACCGTCTTACCGACCTCGGTGTCCGTCCCGGTAACCAGAACCGGCCCCGCCCACCCGGTCACAGCGTCACCTCGGTTCGCGACTGCGGGGCTCGCAAACCCGGCTCACTCCTCGCGCTCACGGCGTCACCTCGGTTCGCGACTGCGGGGCTCGCAAACCCGGCTCACTCCTCGCGCTCACGGGGCGCAGTCCACGATGACGTCCAGCGCCCGCTCGAACGCCGCCCGGGGCACCCCCGCGCTGACCGTGAGGCGCAGGCGGGAGCGGCTGTCCGGGGTGGATGGTGGCCGGAAACAGCCCACCGCGACGCCCCGGTCCCGGCAGTCCGCGGCCCAGGCGGTCGCCGCCTCCGGCCCGGGGGCGGTCACCGAGATCACCGCCGCGTCCGGGGTGGAGACGGTCAGCCCAGCCGACCGCAGTCGACCAACCGCCAGCCCCACCCGGTCGGACAGCTCGGCGCGCATGTCGTCGCCGGCCTGGGCGAGCCGCAGCGCGGCGTGCACACCGGCAGCGACCGCCGGCGGCAGTGCCGTGTCGAAGATGAACGTGCGCCCGGTCTCGACCAGGTGCCGAACGAACTCGGCCGGGCCGGCGACAACGCCACCGGCGCCACCGAGCGCCTTGGACAGGGTGGCGGTGACCACCACGTCCGGCTCGCCGGCCAGCCCGGCGGCCGCCACCGCGCCCGCGCCGGCCGGGCCGGTCAGGCCCAGCGCGTGCGCGTCGTCGACCAGCAGCAGCGCGCCGTGGCGGCGGGCCACCGCGTGCAACCGAGCCAGCGGGGCGAGGTCACCGTCGACCGAGAAGACCGACTCGGTCACCACCACCGCCGGGCGGCCCGGAGCGGCAGCGAGCGCGGCGGCTACCGCGTCGACGTCGGCGTGCGGGGTGACCACCGTCTCCGCACCGGACAGGCGGCAGCCGTCGATCAGCGACGCGTGGTTGTGCGCGTCGGAGACGAGCAGCGTCCGAGGTTGGACGAGCGCCCGCAGCGCACCGAGGTTGGCCAGGTAGCCGGAGGAGAAGACCAGGGCGCCGTTGGTGCCCAGCCAGCGGGCCAGGTCCTCCTCCAGCGCCCGGTGCGCGTCGGTGGAGCCCCGCACCAGGCGCGACCCGGTCGCCCCCAGCCCGTACGCCGAGAGGGCCGCTGTGGCCGCGGCGGTGACCTCCGGGTGGGTGGCCAGGCCGAGGTAGTCGTTGCCGGCCAGATCGATCATCTGATCATCGGCCGGACGCGGATGCAGTCGCCGGGTGAGCCCGGCCTTCGCCCGCAGCTGGGCGCGGCGGTCGAGCGCCGCCAGCCAGTCCGCCACCGTCACCCTCCCCCGCTGTGCGTGCCGGTCAGCCCGACACCCGCCGGGCGAAATTACCACCCGCCACCATCGGTCCGACGAATCCACTCGGTGCGGGGCGCCGACCGGGCCGCCAGGTCATTCCAGCTGATCGGACGGCCTTGTAGGGTACGAGCCATGCCAGAGATCCTCGACCAGGCCCGGACCCAGGTCCTGGGTGACGGTGTCGGCCTCGATCAGGCCGGCGTCCTCGCCGTGTTGAACCTGCCCGACGAGCACCTACCCGCCGCCCTCCAGCTCGCTCACGACGTGCGGATGCGCTGGTGCGGCCCGGAGGTCGAGGTCGAGGGGATCGTCTCGCTCAAGACCGGCGGTTGTCCGGAAGACTGCCACTTCTGCTCGCAGTCGGGTCTCTTCACCTCGCCGGTGCGCTCGGTCTGGCTGGACATCCCGTCCCTGGTCGAGGCGGCGAAGCAGACCGCTGCGACCGGGGCGACCGAGTTCTGCATCGTCGCCGCGGTACGCGGCCCGGACGCCCGGCTGATGAAGC belongs to Micromonospora ureilytica and includes:
- a CDS encoding class I SAM-dependent methyltransferase — its product is MSELSSTFVRLHARLAPVPFVPEVLLHQADEPIGLWELTEGEFSSDRPPPFWAFAWAGGQALARYVTDHPELVAGRRVLDLASGSGLVAIAAARAGAASVRAVEVDELAVAAVALNAEANGVRVDAEFGDILDGDAGDAEVVLAGDVFYSDAMARRVLRFLLRAARAGAPALVGDPGRAFLPRDRFDEVAAYDVPVPEALESVRVKRTTVWRLRAGLPGASG
- a CDS encoding cytochrome P450; translation: MLFRSWAQVADPAWPDVARVPDHVGGTHLVVTRHALVRQVLADPVTYRPDNALDAVTPMPVTALRVLAGHRFRLPPTLANNSGVSHPQIRAIVAEALHPARVAAQRQWLTELVRDRVARIGATLDTGAPVDLYADLAADLPLLVLARLVELPDAPVGAVKDFARAALELFWAPLDADRQVALAAEVGRFHRVLRDFAAVGGGLAAELRAAGHPPDVVVGALFFLLVAGQETTSQFLTLLLHRLAGEHAVRAGLRTGEIAVADVVEEGLRLEPPIVTWRRVATTESTLGGTAVPAGSSLVLWLGRAGRDPAVVESPDEFRPGQPGSRRHLAFGAGAHRCVGDVLARMEAAVVVAETAPLLDGVTVLRPPWCPNNLTFRMPDAFVVRRCTGTPG
- a CDS encoding polysaccharide deacetylase family protein; this translates as MSAIPTRRIPAVVTLLALLALTACTVGPSHPAHARQVTVAQPTPSASAPTPSASPSATAKPAFKSLAWYVSQVPTFPEAPQPQPVALPTTGSAAFWHRLPTDQKVAFITIDDGGLARPPGVIDFIWEARIPVTMFLNSPAAAEHTDYFRQIEAVGGVVENHTISHNSLAGRSYDYQKQEICGAADRLEGLFGKRPTLFRPPFGEHDSTTLKAAHDCGAKAVFHWTETVHEGKVRYQTPEKVVQPGDVLLMHFRPALMDDLLAALKAIHRAGLTPALLEQYVQ
- a CDS encoding ATP-binding cassette domain-containing protein, with amino-acid sequence MITLRGLTKRFGSTVAVDALTVDIAPGRVTGFLGPNGAGKSTTMRMILGLDRPTAGQALVGGRAYRELRRPLREVGALLDARAIHPARSGRAHLRAMAHSNGIPTRRVDEVLNTVGLDGRAAGKPGRTLSLGMGQRLGIAGALLGDPPVLMFDEPVNGLDPDGVRWVRQLTRSLADEGRTVFVSSHLMSEMQLTADQLVVIGRGRLLADAPIGEVIARSTVAVRVRSPHPDGLAALAARLTAAGATVDAADRNELTVTGVTADQVGDLAHELGVRLHELSAHAASLEQAFMELTADSVEYAGGPTEGGQR
- a CDS encoding ABC transporter permease, which produces MSTQTDAGTRPANTPATGASATFRGAVAAEWTKLSSVRSTWWTALAGLLVMFASAGQLAIYVANDNTNDDPTDDRGIVTVGSVLIDSVELTQYVVLALGLLAITAEFTSGTIRTTLQCTPSRGRVLLAKAAVAGAVTFVLGLLLGGVGALVARPVLGEWGSAPAAGTIGDIVAVAAYLALIGVLALGLGAALRSAVLTLTVLLATLMIVPLSLQEPDIDVLNRIADVFPGVAGGHFLAGDTEPYPPLVGLLLLAGWAGAALLLGRAALRRRDA
- a CDS encoding response regulator transcription factor encodes the protein MDTDTTGTPPIRVVLADDEAMIRAGVRAILASDPGIEVVAEAGDGHAAVELVRAHRPRVALLDIRMPRLDGLAAAAEIRRVVPDTATIMLTTFGEDDHVARALGHGASGFLLKAGDPRELIAGVHAVAEGGAYLSPRVARRVIELGADRMARRPAARDRAAGLTEREREVLALVGAGLSNAEIARRLHLVEGTVKSYLTSIFTRLDVRNRVQAAILAYEAGLVDG
- a CDS encoding sensor histidine kinase → MRILDSPPPGWLHRRRRLLLDVLLWAVVAAPVGYAEASPPHSRYTLPLLVGKLFVLGAAVVASRRQPLVALVLAVLGSLVDGNFVFAIPVFSYLAGRRSATVGPAIMVFVLITAGGTALNLGLLGAGAATWFLLASVLLFAAVFPWLVGRYRRQQQELTDAGRRHVDALTREQRGAAERIRLRERARIAGEMHDSLGHDLSLIALRAAALEVAADLDDRHRAAAGELRASVSAATERLHEIIGVLREEAGGSLRPSGETVADLVEGAREAGMAVRLDAAPAVAELPAMTGHAAHRIVREALTNAARYAPGAPVDVRLSRDGDRVEVAVVNDAPSAGPLPAPPSQGSGLLALAERVRLAGGTLDAGHRADGGFTVRAVLPATAAPPEAIGSVAEGGLTSWSDERPGAVERPVDAERRLHDARRRVRRSLLVALVAPVGFGLVLSFVYYPVATAGTVLDRATFDQMRVGAARSELVGLPRRQLERSAAVERAGCEYYTDGNFPLAAPTWRLCFTDGRLVSKEWIA
- the bioD gene encoding dethiobiotin synthase, with the translated sequence MTGWAGPVLVTGTDTEVGKTVVTAAIAAAAQAAGLRVAVVKPGQTGTAGGEPGDVDAVNRLAAPLTGRTLASYPDPLAPLAAARVADLPPLELYAAVDAVRAEADKHDLVLIEGAGGLLVPMGLRPSGEPWTMADLAVSLGAPAVVVTRAGLGTLNHTALTLEALDRRAVPAGVVIGAWPARPELVHWTNLTDLVPNLLGALPDGAGAMDPGVFRRSAPGWLTPALHGVLDDWRVWAEESG
- a CDS encoding 8-amino-7-oxononanoate synthase, with amino-acid sequence MADWLAALDRRAQLRAKAGLTRRLHPRPADDQMIDLAGNDYLGLATHPEVTAAATAALSAYGLGATGSRLVRGSTDAHRALEEDLARWLGTNGALVFSSGYLANLGALRALVQPRTLLVSDAHNHASLIDGCRLSGAETVVTPHADVDAVAAALAAAPGRPAVVVTESVFSVDGDLAPLARLHAVARRHGALLLVDDAHALGLTGPAGAGAVAAAGLAGEPDVVVTATLSKALGGAGGVVAGPAEFVRHLVETGRTFIFDTALPPAVAAGVHAALRLAQAGDDMRAELSDRVGLAVGRLRSAGLTVSTPDAAVISVTAPGPEAATAWAADCRDRGVAVGCFRPPSTPDSRSRLRLTVSAGVPRAAFERALDVIVDCAP